From the Odocoileus virginianus isolate 20LAN1187 ecotype Illinois chromosome 20, Ovbor_1.2, whole genome shotgun sequence genome, the window taaacaaaatttacTATCCACATAtttagaatactattcagccttgaaaaggatTGGAGTTCTGACACTTGCGACAACATGGATAAACTATGAAGACATAGTATGTatggagtgaagtgaaagtgttggtcattcagttgtgtctgacacttggTGATCCAATAGACcctagcccttcaggctcctctgtccgtgggattctccaggcaaggatactgtaaTGTGTAGCCatccccatctccaggggatcttcctgactcagggatcgaatccgggtctcctgcattgtaagcaaattcttttatcatctgagtcaccaagctCTGCATGGTATGAAgtatcagaaacagaaagtagaatggttgccagggactggaaggagaagaaaatgagaagttgTTACTTAATGGGCACGAGGTTCAGCTGTGCAAaatggaaaagttctggagatcaTTTGCACAACCATGAGAATATTCTTAACCCTACAGAGCTATACAGggctgcctggtggctcagtggtagagtccgcctgccaatgcaggagatgtgggtacaACCCCTGGGTCGataaggtcccctagagaaggaaatggcaacccactccgatattcttttttttttttcttctttttttaaaaattaatttatttattttaattggcagCTAATTatcttacaatattgtagtggtttttgccatacattgacatgaatcagccatggatttacatgtattccccatcctgatcccccctctcacctccctccccatcccatccctctgggtcatcccaatgcaccagccctgagcatcctgtctcaggcatcaaacctggactggtgatctgtttcaccctagataatatacatgtttcaatgctattctctcaaatcatcccaccctcgccttctcccacagagtcccaaagtctgttctttacatctgtgtctcttttgctgttttgcatatagggttatcgttaccatctttctaaattccatatctatgcattagtatactgtattggtctttatctttctggcttgcttcactctgtataatgggctccagtttcatccatctcattagaactgattcaaatgaattctttttaatggctgagtaatattccatggtgtatatgtaccatagcttccttatccatttgtctgctgatgggcatctaggttgcttccatgtcctggctattataaacagtgctgtgatgaacactgggatgccTGTGTcgctttcagatctggtttcctcggtgtgtatgcccagaagtgggattgctgggtcatatggcagttctatttccagttttctaagaaatctccacactgttctccatagcagctgtactagtttgcattcccaccagcagtgtaagaggattcccttttctccacaccctctccagcatttattgcttgtagacttttggatagcagctatcctgactggtgtgtaatggtacctcattgtggttttgatttgcatttctctgataatgagttatgttgagcatcttttcatgtgtttgttagccatctgtatgtcttgtttggagaaatctctgtttagttctttggcccattttttgattgagtcatttatttttctggaattgagctgcaggagttgcttgtatatttttgagattgatcctttgtctgttgcttcatttgctattattttctcccaatctgagggctatcttttcaccttgcttatagtttcctttgttgtgcaaaagcttttaagtttcattaggtcccatttgtttatttttgcttttatttacaatattctgggaggtaggtcatagaggatcctgctgtgatttatgtcagagagtgttttgcctatgttctcctctaggagttttgtaaaagaatgaaactagaacactttctaacaccatacacaaaaataaactcaaaatggattaaagatctaaatgtaagaccagaaactataaaactcctagaggaagtGCATTCATTAGCtgccactctggtattcttacctgggaaatcccatggacagaggagcctgtaggactgcagtccatggggttgcaaaaagagttggataggactgagcgactaaacagcaactgaACCATACATTTAAAGAGGGTTAAGATGGTACCTTTATGACCTGTATACATTATAAGGATTTTTTTAAGTCAGATTAAAATGATTgatcatatttttcctttctttatctaGGAACAAACTGGTTGATTGAAACTGTCTGCCTGATTTACTCCAAGGGGGATCCCAAGTGGGTCCAATCTGAGCCCATTTGGAATCGCTCCCCCTGGGTAGAGAATAAGTATGGGTATGAATTACTAAAGGAGAAGGAAGGCCCACGTCTCATCAGTTCTCACCTTCCCATTCAACTCTTCCCCAAGTCTTTCTTCAACTCCAAGGCCAAGGTCAGTGTACAGTAGTCAAGACAGTcttcatcagggcttccctggtggcccagtggtggtGCTCTGTCatttaagtcgtgtccaattctttgcagcccgatggactgtagcccactggggtcctctgtctctgagattttccaggcaagaatactggagagggttgtcatgccctcctccagagcatcttcccaacccagggattgaagctgcatctcctgtgtctcctgcattgcagatggattatttatgatgagacaccagggaagccccaatgcaggggacacaagttcaattcctggtcagggaagttctgcatgccgtgggatgcagccaaaaaacaaaaatataaaataaagatagacTTGAGCAATGCTTGTTAAACTACAATTTGCTTAGGAATCACTTGGAAATCTGACTGAAATGCAATTGTATTCAGTAGATATGGGGTGGGACCTGGGAGTCTTTATTTGATGGTGACACAGCTATACTGGAATACAAATGTGTAGACCATTCTGCAGGTTATGCTAGCTAGGTGTAAGCCAGAGACCAAAGGAAACGATCATGCCAAAATCTTAGAAAACCACATTTAAATCCAAACTAGAATTTATAACTGTATTATACCCTGAATAATCCTCCTTTGttgctataaaaaataataataataattagccagtattaattaaataaatacctCCTGCCACTTATGTAGACGCACCAGAGAGTTGTTCATATGAGAAGCAGCACACTTAAATCAATGCCTAAATTCAGGGTGATTACTCAGCCTTCATGACTGGTTTTTCTAACCACTATGTGTTTCTACATCCAGATGATAGCCTGGGTGGTTTGTTTGTGTGGCTGTACCACACACCAGGTGGGGtcctatttccctgaccagggatcaaacccacaccccctgcagtataagcacagaatcttaaccactgaaccaccagggaagtctttgtctttttctccatttttatgaaAGTCATAAAGGTTGGGGACAAGAAGGAAGGTTAGAAAATGACTTGATTTTTCATCatcctatttttctctttaagatgATCTACCTCATCAGAAATCCAAGAGATGTTTTTGTGTCTGGTTATTTTTTCTGGAGGATTGCAAAATTCGTTGAGAAACCAGAATCACTGGAAGAATATTTTGAATGGTTCATCCGAGGAAACAGTGAgtgaatgtaaaatatgaaagCTAAGGGTTGCCAGAGTCTTTCATCagacttcttttttccccttttaaaccCAACCTGATGTCTCTACATCTTACCAACCCATGAGTATCTCCATCACCACTGGAACCCAGATTTTCTAAATCCACATACTGTCTTGTAGAGCAGCAGAACCTCAACCAGCCTCTGTGTTTGCCCCATCAGAAACTATTTTAGCTGTCTTCTGAGTCTCCAGGATCTGTCTAATGCTAGCACCAAGCACTCATATTCTTTCCTCTACTCTCCTGAAAGTCAGCTTTCATTGGCTTTCTGAGCAATACAATCCTGACTTTTCACCATTTTTCAGATGCATCTTCcctattcctttatttatttattttggccccattgggtcttcactgctgcacgagctttcctctagttgctgAGAGTaagggctgctcttcattgcagtgcacaggcttctcattgcagtggcttctcttgttgtggagctggGGCTATAGGGTGCTcaaacttcagtagttgtggcacgtgggctgaGTAATTGCAACTCCCGggatgaagatcaaagatctcagACCCAGCCcagacaaataattttttttttttttaaagaaagaaaggctcAGACATGgtagtgtcagtcgctcagtagtgtccaactctttgcaaccccatggactgtagcctgccaggctcctctggccataggattctccaggcaagaaaactggagggggttgccaaaCTAACAGGACTAACAGGAGCGCAACTCCACCCATTAGCTGATGATTGGATTAAAGCTTTGTTGAGAGAGGCTCTGTCCACCAGAGCAAGACAcgaacagagatgaacaataccctggaaggaatcagtagcagaataactgaggcagaagaatgaataagtgacctggaggacagaacagtggaaatcactgccacagaacagaatatagaaaaataatgaaagaaagaaaatgaagacagcctaagaagcctctgggacaatattaaatgcaccaacatttgcattatggggtcccagaagaaaaagagagagataaaggacccaagaaaatatttgaagagatagtAGCTGAAAACTTCacaaatagtcaaccaagtccaggaagctcaCAGAATTCcagcaggataaacccaaagaggaactcaccaagacacatagtaatcaaactgacaaaaattaaggacaaagatcaaatattaaaagcaacaagggaaaatgaCAAATGACATACAAGGGAACTCTTATAAGGTTTATCAGCTGAtctctcaacagaaactctacaagccagaagggaatgacatggtatttttaaagtgatgaaaggaagaaCTGACCACCAAGAACACTCTACCCAagaagactctcattcagatttgatggagaaatcaaaagctttccagacaagcaaaacttaagagaattcagcaccaccaaaccaactttaccacaaatgccaaagaaacttttctaggcaggaaacacaagagtaGGGAATGACCTAAACAAAATacacccaaaacaattaagaaaatggtaataggatcatacatatcaataattaacttacatgtaaatggattaaatccaccaaccaaaagacatagactgtcTGATCAGATGAAAACGTGCatatatgcacttccacttaccacatcactctacttaaccaCCCAACTtgtacataattattttatattgttgagTTAATCACATTTCCATTATGGGTTACAATTTTAATTGTCTTTTACtctttgtctggctattgattgtgaaaaactaataaatatcttttactattgtgattatgtaactattactcacttaacaCCATTGCATCACAATTGATTAACaggaaataatagaattttatatcatcaaaactaccatttaatagaaaaacctgtcatcactttttaaaatccagattcatgttagaattatcttgaaattttttgaaaaatacaaatgcccaagttttgcctttttttcccaaagctccagatgtgtttctaatgagcaaccatgtttaaaaataactggaCTATATGCTGATCTTTTATCtagcttgtttcactttttctatttggtgatcccatttcatttagtttatgttttccaatttctccatctccccctttttttgatgttctttctcaagcctttatcaagcataatAGAAAagctttcatatacatatatgtatgtataaaatatgtataatatatgttttAGAAACTTACGAAATTTTGCCTACCTATAAAACTTAGAACATTTTGAtcccacttgtttgacttagtatgaatagaatgctagattctaattaaaaaaagactagATATGCaaaaagcaacaaaggtttaccgtataacacagggaactgtagtcaatatcttgtaaaaatctataatggaaaataatttgaaaaataataaataatatatgcatattgttgttgttcagtcactaagtcatctctgattcttttcgatcccatggactgcagcatgccaggctcttctgccctccactatctcacagagtttgctcagattcatgtccattgagtcgatgacgcTATCTGACTATAcaccctctgccgtccccttctccttttgccttcaatctttcccagcatcagggtcttttccagtgagtcggctctttgcttcaagtgaccaaagtgttggagcttcagcttcagcatccgtcctttcaatgaatattcagggttgatttccttaagattgactggtttgatctccttgctgtccaatatgtataactgaatcatcttgttgtacacctgaaacattgtaagtcaactaaacttcatataatatatatatatatatacatatactaagaaagaaaaaatacagagaaaggaaATCTTCAAGAAGACATGCCTCGGAATTTCCTCATTGATGAAATCTGTTTGAAGAACCACAAAGCCTTGCAAAGAATTATTACAAACAAATCACCTAGCCTCTAAGAAAGCTGtagtaggaaaaagaaaagaaaaccttaaacCAGAGGAAAGACAGTTTCCCAAAGAATAATGATTCCAACAGCAACATTGAAGGCAAgatggtgggggggtggagggcagggaggaagcaagaggtgtggaaacagtgagaataGACCCAACAACTAAACATTCGAAAGGCAGAACATATTAGGGGCAACCAGATCACTACTTCTTAGGTCACATGGCTTTCTGGACAAGATCTCCTTACAGCATATAAAGCTGTATACAAAACCTGCTCCAAGTGAACTggccttgtttaattttatcGGGTTTctaagttttttggttttggctgagctgggcctTCACTGCTTTGCTCGGGCTTTCGTTGTGGTGagaggggctgctctctagttgctgtgtgtgaCTTCTCACCGCACTGGCTTCTctttgctgtggagcacgggctctaggcatgtgggctttgGTGGTCGTGGCCCACGGCCTCAGTTGCTCCAGGtcatgtggactcttcctggtccagggatcaaaccctcatcccctgcactggcaggcagattctaatccactgcgccaccagggaagtcccaggctttTTAAAGGGATAGTGCATGATGCTGGATACTAGTTATAACAAGCATAAAAGTGCCCTGAGTTGTGCCAGCATTTATGTCCACAGAGTGAACATATATATGGATCCCTGTTTTTATTCTGTGTATCATCTAGTCATTCTTTCTACCTCCTCTGTATGCAGTGCCATTTGGATCATGGTTCGACCACACTCGGGGCTGGATGTCCatgagagacaaagaaaactTCCTGATACTGAGTTATGAAGAGATGAAATGGGTAACTCTTGCGCTTATAATCAGCAAACTCTTTCTCATCTTCACTCCCTCTaacttccctcccttcctctgtgtctctcttccaCCTTCTCGAAGTTTAGCCTTGTGCATGGTCGTAAGAAGTGAGAACTTAGCCACCAGGTCCTTATTGCCCTGTTTATGGTCAAACGCCACGCTGTCTTTCATCATGTATTCTTTATCTCATCTTACAACATccgagaactgactcattggaaatgaccctgatgctgggaaagattgagggcaggaggaaaaagggac encodes:
- the LOC110150756 gene encoding sulfotransferase 2A1 isoform X2 produces the protein MTGKFVWFEGIPFPSLDYSPEILREVQESFLVKDEDVLLLTFPKSGTNWLIETVCLIYSKGDPKWVQSEPIWNRSPWVENKYGYELLKEKEGPRLISSHLPIQLFPKSFFNSKAKMIYLIRNPRDVFVSGYFFWRIAKFVEKPESLEEYFEWFIRGNMPFGSWFDHTRGWMSMRDKENFLILSYEEMKWDMRSAVEKICQFLGKKLEPEELDSVLRNSSFQAMKENNMSNYSLVKGLHLEENGHLLRKGVTGDWKNHFTVAQAEIFDKLFQEKMADLPQELFPWE
- the LOC110150756 gene encoding sulfotransferase 2A1 isoform X1, which codes for MTGKLIWFEGIPFPRLDYSPEILSSLQESFIIKDEDVLLLTFPKSGTNWLIETVCLIYSKGDPKWVQSEPIWNRSPWVENKYGYELLKEKEGPRLISSHLPIQLFPKSFFNSKAKMIYLIRNPRDVFVSGYFFWRIAKFVEKPESLEEYFEWFIRGNMPFGSWFDHTRGWMSMRDKENFLILSYEEMKWDMRSAVEKICQFLGKKLEPEELDSVLRNSSFQAMKENNMSNYSLVKGLHLEENGHLLRKGVTGDWKNHFTVAQAEIFDKLFQEKMADLPQELFPWE